From a region of the Aulosira sp. FACHB-615 genome:
- a CDS encoding tyrosine-type recombinase/integrase has translation MSSLTFRNYYLLQNGYEIRIVQELLGHKDVKTTMIYIYLLNPGGKAVCLPLD, from the coding sequence ATCTCATCGCTCACCTTTAGGAACTACTATTTATTACAAAATGGCTATGAAATCCGCATAGTGCAGGAACTACTCGGACACAAAGATGTGAAAACTACAATGATTTATATCTATCTGCTTAACCCTGGTGGTAAAGCTGTCTGTCTTCCCCTTGATTAA
- a CDS encoding BrnT family toxin has product MEYEWDEAKRLANLRKHGIDFVDVPAVFDGDILTVEDDRYSYGEQRFVTFGLLQGRVIAIVHTEREDCTRIISARKATKYEQRTYFEQLSN; this is encoded by the coding sequence ATGGAATATGAATGGGATGAAGCAAAACGTCTTGCTAATCTTCGTAAACACGGCATCGATTTTGTTGATGTTCCAGCCGTATTTGACGGCGATATCTTAACGGTTGAGGACGATCGTTACAGTTATGGAGAGCAGCGTTTTGTCACATTCGGTTTGTTGCAAGGGCGAGTGATTGCCATTGTCCATACAGAACGTGAGGATTGCACTCGTATTATTTCTGCAAGAAAAGCGACGAAATATGAACAACGAACCTACTTCGAGCAACTCTCAAACTGA